The DNA window TGACGTGCTCCACGACGTCGAGCGTACCGTCGGCGGCGAGTCCCTCCAGCACGTCGGGCGGCAGCCGGCGGTCGGCGCTGACGAGATCGGGGCCCATGACGTCGAGGCGGGGAGCATGGGCGACGTCTTCCAGGGTCATGCCGAAGTCGAGGGCGAAGGCGAGCACCTGGTAGACGCTGGCGAGGATGCGGCGGCCGCCCGAGGAACCCGCCGCGAGCAGGGGGCCCGCGGTGTCGTTCGCGGAGACGGTGACCGGGCACATGTTGCTGAGCGGGCGCGCGCCAGGGCGGATGGCGTTCGGGCTGCCCGGGGTCGGGTCGAACCACATGACGCCGTTGTTCATCAGCACGCCGGTGCGGGGGAGCACGACGCGGCTGCCCATGGAGGACAGCAGGGTGCTCGTGAGGGCGATCATCGTCCCTTCGCCGTCCGCCACGGTGAGGTGGGTGGTGCAGGTGCCCGGCGGTTCGAGCGTCCGGGTGCCCTGGGGCGAGCCAGGGGCGCCCGTGGCGGTGGGATCGGTGCCGGGTGGGGCGCTGGCGCCGAGGCCGGCCAGACGGGCCGCGTAGGCGCCCCGCAGGGCCTGGGCGAGGGCACGGAACCAGGGGGCATCCGGGGCGGCGCCGAGGGGGGCGTCGCGCATGGCCTCCACGACGCGGGCGAGGGTCGGCGAGGCGGTGAGGCCACCGGCGGTGTGGAGGGTATAGCGACCACGCCAGTCGAGGCGCGTCGCGGGGTAGAGCGAGGCCCGGCACTGCGCGAGATCGTCGGCGGTGATCAAGCCGCCCAGCGCGCGGATGTCGGCGATGAGGTCCGCTGCGACGCCGCCTTCGTAGAAGTCGCGCAGGCCGCTCCGGGCGAGCCGCTCGAAGGTCTCGGCGAGGTGGCCGAGCCGGAAGAACTGGAGCCCGCCCTGGTAGGGCGGGACGGGCGGCAGGCCGTCGGGGAGGTAGATGCGGGCACTCTCGGGGTAGAGGCGGAGCATGCTGGCCTGTGCGGCGATCTTCAGGGTGGCGAGCCAGTCCTGGGGCAGGCCACGCCGGGCCAGGGCGATGGCCGGGCCGAGCAGGTCGCTGACCGGCATGCCGCTGCCGAAGCGCTCACGCAGGAGGTCGTAGCCGGCGACCGCGGACGGGGTGACGAAGGACAGGGGGCCGTGGATGTTGCGGTCCCCCTCGACCTCGGGCCAGGTGAACAGATCGCGCTTCATG is part of the Chondromyces crocatus genome and encodes:
- a CDS encoding gamma-glutamyltransferase, coding for MSHLSDYQPSPHVTQTWHVEKPAARGRRGVCASQSRAAAEVGAKVLEAGGNAADAAVAAAFALSAVEPWSSGIGGIGFAVVHRTGEAEAQVVDFGPVAPGGVDPSAFPLTGRMKRDLFTWPEVEGDRNIHGPLSFVTPSAVAGYDLLRERFGSGMPVSDLLGPAIALARRGLPQDWLATLKIAAQASMLRLYPESARIYLPDGLPPVPPYQGGLQFFRLGHLAETFERLARSGLRDFYEGGVAADLIADIRALGGLITADDLAQCRASLYPATRLDWRGRYTLHTAGGLTASPTLARVVEAMRDAPLGAAPDAPWFRALAQALRGAYAARLAGLGASAPPGTDPTATGAPGSPQGTRTLEPPGTCTTHLTVADGEGTMIALTSTLLSSMGSRVVLPRTGVLMNNGVMWFDPTPGSPNAIRPGARPLSNMCPVTVSANDTAGPLLAAGSSGGRRILASVYQVLAFALDFGMTLEDVAHAPRLDVMGPDLVSADRRLPPDVLEGLAADGTLDVVEHVTAPERFAAPNVIRREESTLAGITDVMSPWSAAVAADESR